The Buteo buteo chromosome 23, bButBut1.hap1.1, whole genome shotgun sequence genome includes a window with the following:
- the RNF224 gene encoding RING finger protein 224 — protein sequence MNLAGVTEGCWAVPSLVMSIGPGRAKGNSACNARACSPSWKSRAGHGHVYGSSHAQAPDKKHDPTCGHCQLGPGWNLSVPVPAPAPPPPRAWSLAVPSHSDRRRPRSPNHLGMCGLECLCWPTSAHMFLAMGGGRGCGRLRHCCPDVQALSAHSEAQSSLASWGEFLLLMKQKWMVNDCCRGLDFRGLCYPGACNPIPQTWLPGSRSDSVPVPESMSQAGGSPRAEDAGLCVRVHSSRGSQRVECIICYSSYDLCGRLPRRLYCGHTFCQACLKRLDAVANEQRWIPCPQCRQNTPTPRGGVAMLDLDLATFLAVKADKEHPQVAGRSQPDLATKGSCKEKAVTQQPAVLCQDAVPPVPFPRHSCCQLCLCCGVTAAFES from the exons ATGAACCTTGCAGGTGTCACCGAGGGGTGCtgggctgtccccagcctggtGATGAGCATCGGTCCTGGCAGAGCCAAGGGTAACTCAGCCTGCAACGCAAgagcctgcagccccagctggaAGAGCAGGGCAGGTCACGGACACGTCTATGGCAGCAGTCACGCTCAGGCACCGGACAAGAAGCACGACCCCACATGTGGGCACTGCCAGCTTGGACCAGGCTGGAACCTCAGTGTCcctgtgccagccccagcccctccacccCCGCGAGCCTGGAGCCTCGCTGTGCCCTCCCACTCTGATCGCAGACGTCCCCGCAGCCCGAACCACCTGGGGATGTGTGGGCTGGAGTGTCTCTGCTGGCCAACATCTGCCCATATGTTCTTGGCCATGGGGGGTGGCCGAGGATGTGGAAGACTCCGCCACTGCTGCCCAGATGTCCAAGCCCTCTCTGCCCACAGTGAAGCCCAGAGTTCCTTGGCCTCATGGGGAGAGTTTCTTCTGCTAATGAAGCAGAAATGGATGGTTAATGACTGCTGCCGGGGCTTAGATTTCAGAGGTCTTTGTTATCCTGGTGCCTGTAACCCAATCCCCCAGACTTGGCTTCCTGGCAGCAGATCCGATAGCGTGCCTGTCCCTGAAAG catgTCCCAAGCCggtggcagcccccgggcgGAGGACGCGGGGCTGTGTGTCAGGGTGCACTCGAGCCGGGGCAGCCAGCGGGTTGAGTGCATCATCTGCTACTCCTCCTACGACCTGTGTGGCCGGTTGCCGCGCCGGCTCTACTGTGGCCATACCTTCTGCCAAGCCTGCCTGAAACGCCTCGACGCCGTCGCCAACGAGCAGCGCTGGATCCCCTGCCCACAGTGCCGCCAGAATACGCCCACGCCGCGTGGCGGCGTTGCCATGCTCGACCTCGACCTGGCCACCTTCCTTGCTGTCAAGGCTGACAAGGAGCATCCCCAGGTGGCCGGCAGGTCCCAGCCTGACCTGGCCACCAAGGGCTCATGCAAAGAGAAGGCGGTCACCCAGCAGCCGGCGGTGCTGTGCCAAGACGCGGTGCCTCCAGTGCCGTTCCCCCGacacagctgctgccagctctgcctgtgctgtgggGTGACGGCGGCCTTCGAGAGCTGA
- the LRRC26 gene encoding leucine-rich repeat-containing protein 26 — protein MGCWRGPSTMLACLLLLRPLPSPACPTACRCSSGEVDCIERALRKVPQSLPTNTSTLWLGYNFISVLGPRSFPSLSGLLLLSLPHNRLKLIHSQALVGLGALQELDLSNNYLTVLNPETFLPLTSLTMLNLGSNRLGELDPGVLHALPQLQALLLQDNPWVCSCGILPLWRWLSHNREKVQEKSLLLCRVPEQLNKYPVMAFRNESFRQCQETLLSAKHYIAFLIIGPFSFMASIFFCTFMGSIIVVYHNLCKEPHFWRRPGICRRRCGRVTRL, from the exons ATGGGCTGCTGGAGGGGCCCCAGCACCATGCTAGCCTGCCTGCTTCTCCTGCGCCCGCtgccctcgccagcctgccCCACCGCCTGCCGCTGCTCCTCGGGGGAGGTGGACTGCATCGAGCGTGCCCTCCGCAAGGTGCCACAGAGCCTGCCGACCAACACCAGCACCCTGTGGCTTGGCTACAACTTCATCTCCGTGCTGGGGCCGcgctccttcccttccctgtcggggttgctgctgctcagcctaCCCCACAACCGCCTGAAGCTGATCCACAGCCAGGCGCTGGTGGGGCTCGGGGCGCTGCAGGAGTTGGACCTCAGCAACAACTACTTAACTGTGCTGAACCCCGAAACCTTCCTGCCCCTCACCAGCCTGACCATGCTCAACCTGGGCAGCaacaggctgggggagctggaTCCTGGGGTGCTGCAcgccctgccccagctccaaGCCCTCCTCCTGCAGGACAACCCCTGGGTGTGCAGCTGCGGTATCCTGCCCCTCTGGCGCTGGCTCAGCCACAACAGGGAAAAAGTGCAAG agaaGAGTTTGCTCCTCTGCAGAGTCCCAGAGCAGCTGAACAAGTATCCAGTCATGGCCTTCAGGAATGAGTCCTTCAGGCAATGTCAGGAGACCTTACTGTCTGCCAAGCACTACATCGCCTTCTTGATCATTGGACCGTTCTCCTTCATGGCCAGCATCTTCTTCTGCACCTTCATGGGCTCCATCATAGTGGTTTACCACAACCTGTGTAAGGAACCCCACTTCTGGAGGAGACCTGGCATCTGCAGGCGCCGCTGTGGCAGGGTGACCAGGCTTTAG